From Saccharothrix espanaensis DSM 44229, the proteins below share one genomic window:
- the proC gene encoding pyrroline-5-carboxylate reductase, whose product MTTIAVLGAGKIGEALLSGLLQGGRPADELVFTEKHPERSAALSERYGVKGVDVASAAQLADVLVVAVKPQDIEPLLDELAPVLRPGALIVSLCAGLPTSLYERRLPEGTPVVRVMPNTPMLVGEAMSAISAGRFAGSGHLDLVEELLGTVGKVARVPENQQDAVTALSGSGPAYFFFLVEAMIDAGILLGIPRELAATLIIQSAVGAAQMLNQGDQHPVILREAVTSPAGTTIMAIRELERHGVRAALLAAIEAARDRSVELGQAHEAE is encoded by the coding sequence ATGACGACGATCGCGGTGCTCGGGGCGGGGAAGATCGGGGAGGCGCTGCTGTCCGGCCTGTTGCAGGGCGGGCGGCCGGCCGACGAGTTGGTGTTCACCGAGAAGCACCCGGAGCGCTCCGCCGCGCTCAGCGAGCGGTACGGCGTGAAGGGCGTGGACGTGGCGTCGGCCGCGCAGCTCGCCGACGTGCTGGTGGTCGCGGTCAAGCCGCAGGACATCGAACCCCTGCTGGACGAGCTCGCGCCGGTGCTGCGGCCCGGCGCGCTGATCGTGTCGCTGTGCGCCGGCCTGCCCACGTCGCTCTACGAGCGCCGGCTGCCCGAGGGCACCCCCGTGGTCCGGGTCATGCCGAACACGCCGATGCTGGTCGGCGAGGCGATGAGCGCCATCTCGGCCGGGCGGTTCGCCGGGTCCGGGCACCTCGACCTGGTCGAGGAGCTGCTCGGCACGGTCGGCAAGGTCGCCCGCGTCCCGGAGAACCAGCAGGACGCCGTCACCGCGCTGTCCGGCTCCGGCCCGGCGTACTTCTTCTTCCTGGTCGAGGCCATGATCGACGCCGGGATCCTGCTGGGCATCCCGCGCGAGCTGGCCGCGACCCTGATCATCCAGTCCGCCGTCGGCGCGGCCCAGATGCTCAACCAGGGCGACCAGCACCCGGTGATCCTGCGCGAGGCGGTCACCTCGCCCGCCGGGACCACCATCATGGCCATCCGGGAGCTGGAGCGGCACGGCGTCCGGGCGGCCCTGCTGGCGGCCATCGAGGCCGCTCGCGACCGTTCGGTGGAGCTGGGGCAGGCCCACGAGGCGGAGTGA
- a CDS encoding thioesterase family protein produces the protein MSFSVASAVRPLGDGTYTATLPAEWTIGPKPHGGFLLALAARAAVHAAGGAMPGTEELSPLAVSAQFLRAPEVGPVLLRTEVRKAGRTATVVTSTLEQRGRACVESTVTVGRIPAQTPDYADLPDVPAVPPADAVDLASLGPGGVYKLGSVCDVRLDKQGAGFLTGRSGDPLVLRLWVRPLGERPDPYFALVAGDISMPVTFNLGRFGWSPTVQLTALLRAAPASGWLRVQVSCSAVHGQWFDEDAVVIDSAGRLVCQARQLALTPAG, from the coding sequence GTGTCGTTCTCGGTAGCCAGTGCCGTCCGTCCGCTCGGCGATGGCACGTACACCGCGACCCTGCCGGCGGAGTGGACCATCGGTCCCAAGCCGCACGGCGGGTTCCTGCTCGCCCTCGCGGCGCGGGCGGCCGTCCACGCGGCCGGCGGCGCGATGCCCGGGACGGAGGAGCTCTCCCCGCTGGCGGTCAGCGCCCAGTTCCTGCGCGCGCCGGAGGTGGGCCCGGTGCTGCTGCGCACCGAGGTCCGCAAGGCCGGGCGGACCGCGACCGTGGTGACCTCCACCCTGGAGCAGCGCGGCCGGGCGTGCGTCGAGTCGACCGTGACGGTGGGGCGCATCCCGGCGCAGACCCCGGACTACGCCGACCTGCCCGACGTGCCCGCGGTGCCGCCGGCGGACGCCGTCGACCTGGCCTCGCTGGGGCCGGGCGGGGTCTACAAGCTCGGCTCGGTGTGCGACGTGCGGCTGGACAAGCAGGGCGCGGGCTTCCTGACCGGGCGCTCCGGCGACCCGCTGGTGCTGCGGCTGTGGGTGCGGCCCCTCGGCGAGCGCCCGGACCCGTACTTCGCGCTGGTCGCCGGTGACATCTCGATGCCCGTCACGTTCAACCTGGGCCGGTTCGGCTGGTCGCCGACCGTGCAGCTCACGGCGTTGCTGCGGGCCGCGCCGGCGTCCGGGTGGCTGCGCGTGCAGGTGTCGTGCAGCGCGGTGCACGGCCAGTGGTTCGACGAGGACGCCGTGGTGATCGACTCGGCCGGCCGGCTGGTCTGCCAGGCCCGCCAGTTGGCGCTGACCCCCGCCGGCTGA
- a CDS encoding proline dehydrogenase family protein has translation MNPLRTLILAAAGNDAVRRAVATAPVSRDVVRRFVAGETVASAVDATADLVEHGLRVTLDYLGEDTSDRTVAERTVRAYLALLDQLHETGLACDAEVSVKLSAVGQALDERLALDNASRICAAAEQCGTTVTLDMEDHTTTDSTLRVLAEVRRAWPATGAVLQAYLRRTLEDCHALEGARVRLCKGAYAEPASVAFSDPHEVDLNYVRCANALLAGSGYPMFATHDPRLVEIVAERARWHDRAPDSFEFQMLYGIRPAEQARLAAEGHVVRVYVPFGEQWYGYLMRRLAERPAAVAFFLRSLVSRS, from the coding sequence GTGAATCCGTTGCGCACGTTGATCCTCGCCGCCGCGGGCAACGATGCGGTGCGGCGGGCCGTCGCGACCGCCCCGGTCAGCCGGGACGTGGTGCGCCGGTTCGTGGCCGGCGAGACGGTCGCCTCGGCCGTCGACGCGACCGCCGACCTGGTCGAGCACGGCCTCCGGGTCACCCTGGACTACCTGGGCGAGGACACCTCGGACCGGACCGTCGCCGAGCGGACCGTGCGGGCCTACCTGGCGCTGCTGGACCAGCTGCACGAGACCGGCCTGGCCTGCGACGCCGAGGTGAGCGTGAAGCTCTCCGCCGTCGGGCAGGCCCTGGACGAGCGGCTGGCGCTGGACAACGCGTCGCGGATCTGCGCCGCGGCCGAGCAGTGCGGCACGACCGTCACGCTCGACATGGAGGACCACACCACCACCGACTCCACGCTGCGCGTGCTGGCGGAGGTGCGCCGCGCCTGGCCGGCGACCGGCGCGGTCCTCCAGGCGTACCTGCGGCGCACCCTGGAGGACTGCCACGCCCTCGAAGGGGCCCGGGTGCGGTTGTGCAAGGGCGCGTACGCCGAGCCCGCCTCCGTGGCGTTCAGCGACCCGCACGAGGTCGACCTGAACTACGTGCGCTGCGCGAACGCCCTGCTGGCCGGCTCCGGCTACCCGATGTTCGCCACGCACGACCCGCGGCTGGTGGAGATCGTCGCCGAGCGCGCCCGGTGGCACGACCGCGCGCCGGACTCGTTCGAGTTCCAGATGCTGTACGGCATCCGCCCCGCCGAACAGGCGCGACTGGCGGCCGAGGGCCACGTGGTGCGGGTCTACGTGCCCTTCGGGGAGCAGTGGTACGGGTACCTGATGCGGAGGCTGGCCGAACGCCCGGCCGCTGTGGCGTTCTTCCTGCGTTCGCTGGTCAGCCGCTCGTGA
- a CDS encoding sugar phosphate isomerase/epimerase family protein: MIPVGLSTAAVWPQPAGAAFQAAAELGYDGVEVMVWADPVSQDVRAVRRLSDGLEVPVLAVHAPCLLISQRVWSPDPVERLRRSVQAAQDLEARTVVVHPPFVWQRKYADGFADLVAELEDGSGVAIAVENMFPVRRPLGRGRSVQVTAFRPSIDPTDVGHRNYTLDVSHASAAHVDTMELAKRMGDGLSHVHLADGTGLPKDEHLIPGRGSEPCAELCQWLVRSGFSGQVVLEVNTRKARTAAERRELLAESLRFARLHL, encoded by the coding sequence TTGATCCCGGTAGGACTGTCGACAGCGGCCGTGTGGCCGCAGCCCGCCGGTGCCGCGTTCCAGGCGGCCGCCGAGCTGGGGTACGACGGTGTCGAGGTCATGGTGTGGGCCGACCCGGTCAGCCAGGACGTGCGGGCCGTGCGCCGGCTGTCGGACGGGCTCGAGGTGCCGGTGCTCGCGGTGCACGCGCCGTGCCTGCTGATCAGCCAGCGGGTCTGGTCGCCGGACCCGGTGGAGCGGCTGCGCCGCAGCGTCCAGGCCGCGCAGGACCTCGAAGCGCGCACGGTCGTGGTGCACCCGCCGTTCGTCTGGCAGCGCAAGTACGCCGACGGCTTCGCCGACCTGGTCGCCGAGCTGGAGGACGGCTCCGGCGTGGCGATCGCGGTGGAGAACATGTTCCCGGTCCGCCGCCCGCTCGGCCGCGGCCGGTCCGTGCAGGTGACGGCGTTCCGGCCGTCGATCGACCCGACCGACGTCGGCCACCGCAACTACACCCTCGACGTGTCGCACGCCTCCGCCGCGCACGTGGACACCATGGAACTGGCCAAGCGGATGGGCGACGGGCTCTCCCACGTCCACCTGGCGGACGGGACGGGCCTGCCGAAGGACGAGCACCTGATCCCCGGACGGGGTAGCGAGCCCTGCGCCGAACTGTGCCAGTGGCTGGTCCGTTCGGGCTTCTCCGGGCAGGTTGTGCTGGAGGTCAACACCCGCAAAGCGCGGACAGCCGCCGAGCGCCGGGAACTGCTCGCCGAGTCCCTGCGGTTCGCCCGGCTGCACCTCTGA
- a CDS encoding Ppx/GppA phosphatase family protein, with amino-acid sequence MRLGVLDVGSNTVHLLVVDAHRGAHPTPMSSEKSVLRLAEQLDGDGLLTKAGADQLVRTVAATKASAARLGCADLMAFATSAVREAGNSAEVLDRVRTETGVELKVLSGEDEARYTFLAVRRWYGWSAGRLLCLDIGGGSLELAVGVDEEPEEAFSVPLGAGRLTRTRFKHDPPSRSEIRETTEWLDDQLAPVAKKLRRAGSPDRVVATSKTFRTLARLTGAAPSSAGPRARRVLTHAGLGQLTAFVSRMSAHDLAELEGVSPSRAHQLVAGALVAEATMRALSLGELEICPWALREGVILRRLDHTNGPDNGEAREIPTARTRRPGDTGRTGRHGARWS; translated from the coding sequence GTGCGCCTAGGGGTGCTTGATGTCGGGTCCAACACCGTCCACCTCTTGGTGGTGGACGCTCATCGGGGTGCCCACCCGACGCCGATGAGCTCGGAGAAGTCCGTCCTGCGGCTGGCCGAGCAGCTCGACGGGGACGGCCTGCTCACCAAGGCGGGGGCCGACCAGCTGGTCCGGACCGTCGCGGCGACCAAGGCCTCCGCGGCCCGGCTGGGCTGCGCGGACCTGATGGCGTTCGCCACGTCGGCGGTCCGCGAGGCGGGCAACTCGGCCGAGGTGCTCGACCGGGTCCGCACCGAGACCGGGGTGGAGCTCAAGGTCCTCTCCGGCGAGGACGAGGCCCGCTACACGTTCCTGGCGGTGCGCCGCTGGTACGGGTGGTCGGCCGGGCGGCTGCTCTGCCTGGACATCGGCGGCGGTTCGCTGGAGCTCGCGGTCGGCGTGGACGAGGAGCCCGAGGAGGCGTTCTCGGTCCCGCTGGGCGCGGGCCGGCTGACCCGGACCAGGTTCAAGCACGACCCGCCGAGCCGCTCGGAGATCCGGGAGACCACCGAGTGGCTGGACGACCAGCTCGCGCCGGTGGCCAAGAAGCTCCGCCGCGCCGGTTCACCCGATCGGGTGGTCGCGACGTCCAAGACGTTCCGCACGCTGGCCCGGCTGACCGGGGCCGCCCCGTCGTCGGCCGGACCGAGGGCCCGCCGGGTGCTCACCCACGCCGGGCTGGGGCAGCTCACGGCGTTCGTCTCGCGGATGTCCGCGCACGACCTGGCGGAGCTGGAGGGTGTCAGCCCGAGCCGCGCGCACCAGCTCGTCGCGGGGGCCCTGGTGGCCGAGGCCACCATGCGAGCCCTGTCACTCGGAGAGCTGGAGATCTGCCCCTGGGCGCTGCGGGAAGGTGTCATCCTGCGTCGGCTGGACCACACTAACGGCCCGGACAACGGCGAAGCGCGGGAGATCCCCACGGCCCGCACCCGTCGGCCGGGTGACACTGGACGGACTGGCCGCCACGGGGCACGGTGGAGTTGA
- a CDS encoding response regulator transcription factor, with amino-acid sequence MTRVLIVEDEESFADPLAFLLRKEGFTAALAATGQEALEEFDRNGADIVLLDLMLPGMSGTDVCKQLRARSAVPVIMVTARDSEIDKVVGLELGADDYVTKPYSARELIARIRAVLRRGGENEELLPQVLEAGPVRMDVERHVVTVDGGEVNLPLKEFDLLEYLLRNVGRVLTRGQLIDRVWGADYVGDTKTLDVHVKRLRSKIEPDPSTPRHLVTVRGLGYKFES; translated from the coding sequence GTGACCAGGGTGCTCATCGTGGAGGACGAGGAGTCCTTCGCCGATCCGCTCGCCTTCCTGCTGCGCAAGGAGGGCTTCACCGCGGCGCTCGCGGCCACCGGCCAGGAGGCGCTGGAGGAGTTCGACCGCAACGGCGCGGACATCGTGCTGCTGGACCTGATGCTGCCCGGCATGAGCGGCACCGACGTGTGCAAGCAGCTGCGCGCCCGCTCGGCCGTCCCAGTGATCATGGTCACTGCCCGGGACAGCGAGATCGACAAGGTCGTGGGCCTCGAACTGGGCGCCGACGACTACGTCACCAAGCCCTACTCGGCCCGCGAGCTGATCGCCCGGATCCGCGCCGTGCTGCGCCGCGGCGGCGAGAACGAGGAGCTGTTGCCGCAGGTCCTGGAGGCGGGCCCGGTCCGGATGGACGTCGAGCGGCACGTCGTCACGGTCGACGGCGGCGAGGTCAACCTGCCGCTGAAGGAGTTCGACCTGCTGGAGTACCTGCTGCGCAACGTCGGTCGCGTGCTCACCCGGGGGCAGCTCATCGACCGGGTCTGGGGCGCGGACTACGTCGGCGACACCAAAACGCTGGACGTGCACGTCAAGCGGCTGCGGTCGAAGATCGAGCCCGACCCGTCCACGCCGCGGCACCTGGTGACGGTGCGCGGACTGGGCTACAAGTTCGAGTCCTGA
- a CDS encoding sensor histidine kinase: MTATGYLLLSIGVLLIGGAAFFVGRATARPRSERPAGLTVADLMGMVVQSAHDGIVVLNVFGDVVLHNPRAEELGVVRNNRVDDRARRAAELARETGEVVDVDLSSLEVKGRQPEAVHAQVKVITDGFVVVDASDESEAVRLEATRRDFVANVSHELKTPVGALALLAEAVLDASDDQEEVRRFSAKIMQEATRLGTLVTELIALSRLQGAEKLPELNRVGVDVVIDEAMSRSKLAAESAGIGIATDDPSGLEVEGDRTLLVTALSNLLDNAVAYSPPGSPVSVSRRLVAGFVEIAVTDRGIGIAEDQQARVFERFYRVDKARSRATGGTGLGLAIVKHVAANHGGEVKLWSLPGTGSTFTLRIPAHPDRDERTADLPRPELAVPVPTSAGKLGGEL; encoded by the coding sequence GTGACCGCAACGGGTTACCTCCTCCTGTCGATCGGCGTTCTGCTGATCGGCGGCGCGGCCTTCTTCGTCGGGCGGGCCACCGCGCGCCCGCGCAGCGAACGGCCCGCCGGCCTCACCGTCGCCGACCTGATGGGGATGGTCGTCCAGTCCGCCCACGACGGCATCGTCGTCCTGAACGTCTTCGGGGACGTCGTGCTGCACAACCCGCGCGCCGAGGAACTCGGCGTCGTGCGCAACAACCGGGTCGACGACCGCGCCCGGCGCGCGGCCGAACTCGCCCGGGAGACCGGCGAGGTGGTCGACGTCGACCTGTCCTCCCTGGAGGTCAAGGGCCGTCAGCCGGAAGCGGTGCACGCCCAGGTCAAGGTGATCACCGACGGCTTCGTGGTGGTGGACGCCTCGGACGAGTCCGAGGCGGTCCGGCTGGAAGCCACCCGGCGGGACTTCGTCGCCAACGTCAGCCACGAGCTCAAGACCCCGGTGGGCGCGCTCGCGCTGCTCGCCGAGGCCGTCCTGGACGCGTCGGACGACCAGGAGGAGGTCCGCCGGTTCAGCGCCAAGATCATGCAGGAGGCCACCCGGCTGGGCACCCTGGTCACCGAGCTGATCGCGCTGTCCCGGCTGCAGGGCGCGGAGAAGCTGCCCGAGCTCAACCGGGTGGGCGTCGACGTGGTGATCGACGAGGCGATGAGCCGCTCGAAGCTCGCCGCCGAGTCGGCCGGCATCGGCATCGCCACCGACGACCCCAGCGGGCTGGAGGTCGAGGGCGACCGGACCCTGCTGGTGACCGCGCTGAGCAACCTGCTGGACAACGCCGTGGCCTACTCGCCGCCGGGCAGCCCGGTCTCGGTGAGCAGGCGGCTGGTCGCGGGCTTCGTCGAGATCGCGGTCACCGACCGGGGCATCGGCATCGCCGAGGACCAGCAGGCCCGCGTCTTCGAGCGGTTCTACCGCGTCGACAAGGCCCGGTCCCGGGCCACCGGGGGCACCGGCCTCGGGCTCGCGATCGTCAAGCACGTCGCCGCCAACCACGGCGGCGAGGTCAAGCTGTGGAGCCTCCCGGGCACCGGCTCCACGTTCACGCTGCGCATCCCGGCACACCCCGACCGGGACGAGCGCACCGCCGACCTGCCCAGACCGGAACTCGCTGTCCCTGTGCCGACCAGCGCGGGCAAACTCGGAGGAGAGCTGTGA
- a CDS encoding oxidoreductase, translating to MLNLNRIGYGAMQLAGRGVFGPPADPENAKAVLRRAVELGVDHVDTSDFYGPRVVNELIRAALHPYDGLTVVTKVGVRRTPDAGWVVAVSRDELREAVHDNLRALGVDRLDVVNLRIAGRDAGSVEEPFTALAELREEGLIGELGLSNVGPRHIREAQAIAPVVCVQNLFNIADRADSDVLDLTTAAQVAYVPFFPLGGFSPVQHKALEQVAESNGATARQVALAWLLQRAPNVLPIPGTSSLRHLEENLASARLRLSEQDVSRLDTIG from the coding sequence ATGCTGAACCTCAACCGCATCGGCTACGGCGCGATGCAGCTCGCGGGCCGCGGCGTCTTCGGCCCGCCCGCCGACCCGGAGAACGCGAAGGCCGTCCTGCGGCGTGCCGTGGAGCTGGGGGTGGACCACGTCGACACCAGCGACTTCTACGGCCCGCGCGTGGTCAACGAGCTGATCCGCGCGGCGCTGCACCCCTACGACGGGCTGACCGTCGTCACCAAGGTCGGCGTCCGCCGCACGCCCGACGCGGGCTGGGTGGTGGCCGTCAGCCGCGACGAGCTGCGCGAGGCCGTCCACGACAACCTGCGCGCGCTGGGCGTCGACCGGCTGGACGTGGTCAACCTGCGCATCGCCGGCCGGGACGCGGGCTCGGTCGAGGAGCCGTTCACCGCGCTCGCCGAACTCCGCGAGGAGGGGCTGATCGGCGAGCTGGGCCTGAGCAACGTCGGCCCGCGGCACATCAGGGAGGCGCAGGCGATCGCCCCCGTCGTGTGCGTGCAGAACCTGTTCAACATCGCCGACCGGGCCGATTCGGACGTGCTCGACCTCACCACCGCGGCGCAGGTCGCGTACGTCCCGTTCTTCCCGTTGGGCGGCTTTTCGCCGGTTCAGCACAAAGCGTTGGAGCAGGTTGCGGAAAGTAATGGCGCGACCGCCCGGCAGGTGGCTCTGGCGTGGTTGTTGCAGCGCGCACCGAACGTGTTGCCGATCCCCGGAACGTCGTCCCTGCGACACCTGGAAGAGAACCTGGCGTCGGCGCGACTGCGCCTGTCGGAACAGGACGTGTCCCGGTTGGACACGATTGGGTGA
- a CDS encoding helix-turn-helix domain-containing protein, whose amino-acid sequence MESVVVVRGEAELFARAAHLFEAATEELACAANALRTWMGTHPTTMPERTPKKVRKLFRLSTMLEPRWAEHARIMASHGAQVRVCAHEVNETILLDGRVAIVAGDTSHGLRSYTVITRPELVHGVASLFEAAWRGGTDLAVHDAEMSELRPVVPAVLEALNEGWTDETAARALGMSLRTYRRRVADLMTALGASSRFQAGARARELGLV is encoded by the coding sequence ATGGAGAGCGTGGTCGTGGTGCGCGGCGAGGCGGAGCTGTTCGCCCGCGCGGCGCACCTGTTCGAGGCGGCGACCGAGGAGCTGGCGTGCGCGGCGAACGCGCTGCGCACGTGGATGGGCACGCACCCGACGACGATGCCCGAGCGGACGCCGAAGAAGGTCCGCAAGCTGTTCCGGCTGAGCACCATGCTCGAACCCCGCTGGGCCGAGCACGCGCGGATCATGGCCTCGCACGGCGCGCAGGTGCGCGTGTGCGCCCACGAGGTGAACGAGACGATCCTGCTGGACGGGCGGGTCGCGATCGTCGCCGGCGACACGTCGCACGGGCTGCGCAGCTACACCGTGATCACCCGGCCCGAGCTGGTGCACGGGGTGGCCTCGCTGTTCGAGGCGGCCTGGCGCGGCGGGACGGACCTGGCCGTGCACGACGCCGAGATGTCGGAGCTGCGGCCGGTGGTGCCGGCGGTGCTGGAGGCGTTGAACGAGGGCTGGACCGACGAGACGGCGGCCCGTGCGCTCGGGATGTCCCTGCGCACGTACCGCCGCCGCGTCGCCGATCTGATGACCGCGCTGGGCGCGTCCTCCCGGTTCCAGGCCGGGGCGCGCGCCCGTGAGCTGGGCCTGGTCTAG
- a CDS encoding phosphoglyceromutase: protein MAVGTLVLLRHGESVWNAENLFTGWVDVPLSEKGVREATRGGVLLREANLLPDVVHTSLMRRAITTANLALDSADRHWIPVRRDWRLNERHYGALQGKNKKQTLEEFGEEQFMLWRRSYDTPPPPIEPGSEFSQDTDPRYADLGPDLPLTECLLDVVKRMIPYWESAIVPDLREGRTVLVAAHGNSLRALVKHLDGVSDEAIAGLNIPTGIPLRYDLDEELRPLNPGGTYLDPDAAADAIKAVANQGR from the coding sequence ATGGCTGTCGGAACCCTCGTGCTGCTCCGCCACGGCGAGAGCGTCTGGAACGCGGAGAACCTGTTCACCGGCTGGGTGGACGTCCCCCTGTCGGAGAAGGGCGTGCGGGAGGCGACGCGCGGCGGTGTGCTGCTGCGCGAGGCGAACCTGCTGCCCGACGTGGTGCACACGTCGCTGATGCGGCGCGCCATCACCACCGCCAACCTGGCGCTGGACTCGGCCGACCGCCACTGGATCCCGGTGCGCCGCGACTGGCGGCTCAACGAACGCCACTACGGCGCGTTGCAGGGCAAGAACAAGAAGCAGACGCTGGAGGAGTTCGGCGAGGAGCAGTTCATGCTCTGGCGGCGCTCGTACGACACCCCGCCGCCGCCCATCGAGCCCGGCTCGGAGTTCAGCCAGGACACCGACCCGCGCTACGCCGACCTCGGCCCGGACCTGCCGCTGACCGAGTGCCTGCTCGACGTCGTGAAGCGGATGATCCCCTACTGGGAGAGCGCGATCGTGCCGGACCTGCGCGAGGGCAGGACGGTCCTGGTCGCCGCGCACGGCAACTCGCTGCGGGCGCTGGTGAAGCACCTCGACGGCGTGTCCGACGAGGCCATCGCGGGCCTGAACATCCCCACCGGCATCCCGCTGCGCTACGACCTGGACGAGGAGCTGCGGCCCCTCAACCCGGGCGGCACCTACCTGGACCCGGACGCGGCGGCCGATGCCATCAAGGCCGTCGCCAACCAGGGCCGCTAG
- a CDS encoding CGNR zinc finger domain-containing protein produces the protein MSTSQRVPVAERRRFRTGRPCLDFTHTGGEGPYAVWELLHGPADVARYVGALLDVELDAVDADFGELRPLRTALTNVARGAAQGDPPAEADIAVINAAAAHAPLVPRLDNGEAVLGRGTVRQALSTLARDAIDLLASPLRDRIRVCAAEDCGLLFVDASRPGRRRWCSMQRCGDRAKKRNARGPA, from the coding sequence ATGTCGACGAGTCAACGGGTTCCCGTCGCCGAGCGCCGCCGGTTCCGCACCGGGCGGCCCTGCCTGGACTTCACCCACACCGGCGGCGAAGGTCCTTACGCGGTCTGGGAGTTGCTGCACGGCCCCGCCGACGTCGCCCGGTACGTGGGCGCGCTGCTGGACGTCGAACTCGACGCGGTGGACGCGGACTTCGGCGAGCTGCGCCCGCTGCGGACCGCGCTGACGAACGTCGCACGTGGTGCGGCGCAAGGAGATCCGCCCGCCGAAGCGGACATCGCGGTGATCAACGCGGCCGCCGCCCACGCCCCGCTCGTACCCCGGCTCGACAACGGCGAGGCGGTGCTGGGCAGGGGGACCGTCCGGCAGGCACTGTCCACGTTGGCCCGTGACGCGATCGACCTGCTGGCCTCGCCGCTGCGCGACCGGATCAGGGTGTGCGCGGCGGAGGACTGCGGGCTGCTGTTCGTCGACGCGTCCCGCCCCGGCCGGCGCCGGTGGTGCTCGATGCAGCGCTGCGGCGACCGGGCCAAGAAGCGCAACGCGCGCGGACCCGCCTAG
- a CDS encoding RidA family protein, producing the protein MSTVTHLTPPTLHTNPAFTQAVKVEGPGTLLFIGGQNGVDAEGSVVGDDAGAQSARALDNVRLAVEAAGGTLADVIKLTILITDRSAIGPGFGAFQRLWGDRPNPPAITVQIVSGLANPAYLVEVEAVAAF; encoded by the coding sequence ATGTCGACCGTCACCCACCTCACCCCGCCGACCCTGCACACCAACCCCGCCTTCACCCAGGCGGTCAAGGTCGAGGGCCCCGGCACCCTGCTGTTCATCGGCGGCCAGAACGGCGTCGACGCCGAAGGCTCCGTGGTCGGCGACGACGCCGGCGCGCAGTCCGCGCGAGCGCTGGACAACGTGCGACTGGCCGTCGAAGCGGCCGGCGGCACCCTCGCCGACGTGATCAAGCTGACGATCCTGATCACCGACCGGTCCGCGATCGGCCCCGGCTTCGGCGCGTTCCAGCGGCTCTGGGGCGACCGGCCCAACCCGCCCGCGATCACCGTGCAGATCGTCTCCGGCCTGGCCAACCCGGCGTACCTGGTCGAGGTCGAGGCGGTCGCGGCCTTCTGA
- a CDS encoding GNAT family N-acetyltransferase — protein sequence MIDSWTPADVSRTGQVVADWVWGWALSRGTPDPVTEPDGYRVDVGLPEHRVRYVLPDPASVGPRAAALTEPGTWLKVCGPVGRVRSALGSRWTIREPEYLMSTGLGTRPPTTPPAPYTVELHSTGDVHDVVVTTGKGWAAKGRVAVRGPAAVMDMVETDPAHRRRGLGSVVMSELSRVAASRGAVCGVLVATEEGLALYGKLGWTVDSPITAAHLATR from the coding sequence GTGATCGATTCCTGGACCCCGGCGGACGTGTCGCGAACCGGCCAGGTCGTCGCCGACTGGGTGTGGGGCTGGGCGTTGTCCCGGGGCACCCCGGATCCCGTCACCGAGCCCGACGGCTACCGCGTCGACGTCGGGCTGCCCGAGCACCGGGTGCGCTACGTCCTGCCGGACCCGGCTTCGGTCGGCCCGCGTGCCGCCGCCCTCACCGAACCCGGCACCTGGCTGAAGGTCTGCGGTCCGGTCGGGCGGGTGCGGTCCGCACTGGGCTCCCGGTGGACGATCCGCGAACCGGAGTACCTGATGAGCACCGGGTTGGGGACGCGGCCGCCCACCACCCCGCCGGCCCCCTACACCGTGGAACTGCACAGCACCGGCGACGTGCACGACGTCGTCGTCACCACCGGCAAAGGGTGGGCGGCGAAAGGACGGGTCGCGGTGCGCGGCCCCGCCGCCGTCATGGACATGGTGGAAACCGATCCCGCGCACCGCAGGCGCGGTCTCGGCAGCGTCGTCATGTCCGAGCTGTCACGGGTGGCCGCGTCCCGCGGCGCGGTGTGCGGCGTGCTGGTCGCGACCGAGGAAGGTCTTGCGCTGTACGGAAAGCTCGGGTGGACGGTCGACTCCCCGATCACCGCGGCACACCTCGCGACGCGGTAG